The following are encoded in a window of Psychrobacter sp. P11F6 genomic DNA:
- a CDS encoding oxidoreductase, translated as MSNNKTFRALVVEENTDGTFSKSIQERNISDLPENDLLIEVHYSSLNFKDAMSASGNKRITRQYPHTPGIDAAGVVVSDKSGTFTTGQEVLVFGYDLGMDTGGGLGQIISIPADWALPCPETLTLKEAMTYGTGGLTAALSIQKLEKMGAKPSDGPVAVTGATGGVGTISIAILKQLGYEVIAFSGKPEQSEHLKELGASEVRHRDTINEIGNKPIGRELWANAIDTIGGDYLPNLLKQTKSGGAVTSCGLASGAEFSMSVIPFITRAVSLLGIDSVYIPLADKEAIWKRVATDMKLPNLESYGEEITLEQTPEYLDRFMSSKVVGRYVVNVKG; from the coding sequence ATGTCTAATAATAAAACCTTTAGAGCCTTAGTCGTCGAAGAAAATACCGACGGCACCTTTAGCAAAAGTATTCAAGAACGCAACATCAGCGACTTGCCAGAAAATGACTTGTTGATAGAAGTACATTATTCCTCGTTAAATTTCAAAGATGCGATGTCGGCATCAGGCAATAAAAGAATCACCAGACAATATCCGCATACCCCCGGTATTGATGCAGCAGGCGTCGTTGTCAGCGACAAATCAGGCACGTTTACCACAGGGCAAGAAGTATTGGTATTTGGCTATGATTTGGGCATGGATACGGGTGGCGGTCTGGGTCAGATAATCTCTATCCCTGCCGATTGGGCATTGCCCTGCCCAGAAACGCTGACGTTAAAAGAAGCAATGACTTACGGTACGGGCGGCTTAACCGCAGCACTCAGTATCCAAAAATTAGAAAAAATGGGTGCAAAACCCAGTGATGGTCCAGTCGCGGTAACTGGTGCAACGGGCGGCGTAGGTACAATCAGTATCGCTATCTTAAAGCAGCTTGGCTATGAAGTGATTGCATTCTCAGGTAAGCCAGAGCAAAGCGAGCATTTAAAAGAGCTTGGAGCGAGTGAAGTGCGTCATCGCGATACCATCAATGAAATCGGTAACAAGCCTATTGGTCGTGAACTGTGGGCAAATGCCATTGATACCATTGGCGGTGACTACTTACCAAACCTGCTAAAGCAAACCAAATCTGGCGGTGCGGTGACCAGTTGTGGCCTAGCCAGCGGCGCTGAGTTTTCGATGTCAGTGATACCTTTTATCACCCGTGCGGTGTCACTATTGGGTATCGATTCGGTCTATATTCCACTGGCTGACAAAGAAGCTATTTGGAAACGTGTTGCGACTGATATGAAACTGCCTAATCTAGAGAGCTATGGTGAAGAAATTACACTAGAGCAAACGCCAGAATACCTAGATCGCTTTATGTCTAGCAAAGTGGTTGGACGTTATGTGGTGAATGTGAAGGGGTAG
- the oppC gene encoding oligopeptide ABC transporter permease OppC, which translates to MSLTADQTTDLAEIGAQEIKGRSLLQDAKRRFYRNKAAVASLFILLLVAAFVIFVPMLAPFGYAETDWNFMQSAPAIDNKHYFGTDSLGRDLLVRTAVGGRISLMVGVAGATVAVIFGTIYGATSGYLGGKVDTVMMRVLEILSAFPFMFFVILLVTIFGRNLILIFVAIGLVSWLDVARIVRGQTLSLKSKEFIEAAHVGGVSGFNIILRHIVPNVLGVVVVYASLLVPTMILFESFLSFLGLGVQEPMTSWGALLQEGSKTMQVAPWQILIPSAFLVITLFCFNFIGDGLRDAFDPKDR; encoded by the coding sequence ATGAGCCTTACCGCAGACCAGACAACTGACCTAGCAGAAATAGGGGCTCAGGAAATCAAAGGCCGCAGCCTTTTGCAAGATGCTAAGCGCCGTTTTTATCGCAACAAGGCCGCCGTAGCCAGTCTTTTTATCTTGCTACTCGTGGCTGCTTTCGTCATCTTTGTGCCGATGTTAGCACCTTTTGGTTATGCCGAAACCGACTGGAACTTTATGCAGTCCGCGCCAGCCATCGATAACAAGCACTACTTCGGTACTGACTCACTCGGTCGTGATTTGTTAGTGCGAACCGCAGTAGGTGGTCGTATCTCCTTGATGGTAGGCGTCGCCGGCGCTACGGTTGCAGTGATTTTCGGTACGATATACGGTGCAACGTCAGGCTATCTTGGTGGCAAAGTCGATACCGTGATGATGCGTGTATTAGAGATTTTAAGCGCCTTCCCCTTCATGTTCTTTGTGATTTTATTAGTCACTATCTTTGGTCGTAACCTTATCTTAATCTTTGTGGCGATTGGACTGGTATCGTGGCTGGATGTTGCGCGTATCGTTCGCGGGCAAACGCTAAGCCTGAAGAGTAAAGAGTTTATCGAAGCTGCGCACGTAGGCGGCGTATCAGGCTTCAATATTATCTTACGCCATATCGTGCCCAATGTACTCGGGGTGGTGGTGGTTTATGCCTCTTTATTAGTGCCAACGATGATTTTGTTTGAGTCATTTTTAAGCTTTTTGGGACTTGGTGTTCAAGAGCCGATGACCAGTTGGGGAGCGCTGTTGCAAGAAGGCTCAAAAACCATGCAGGTAGCACCTTGGCAGATTTTGATTCCCTCAGCTTTTTTGGTCATTACTTTATTTTGCTTTAACTTTATTGGCGACGGTCTGCGTGATGCGTTTGACCCTAAAGACCGCTAA
- a CDS encoding DUF2157 domain-containing protein — protein sequence MSQPRRTIEHLLKQGILPLTHANDAAIHLQVYPSKRSWLVFFDKAMLIIGAIALVLSLVFFIAYNWINMGKMGKFALVEGALVITIALYVALSFRQRFQLIRQLLLLIASVITGSLLALFGQVYQTGADTWQLFFGWAVLIIPWVIIARFPALWLLWLGLVNTGLILYFGVTDFAFVSYFYEGVLQIGVLAAVNFVALNLWLAFIDRQPPSVTRSRFKPEMDWSAYVVGLLSSYFITYLAILYVFDDANILMTLIALLLWMSWCGFMVWRFYWYRINLLMLTYLCGSVIVVVMFWAGKLFLDNFDMGGFLILALLLIGMSSAAVVWLRHAARLNSENNIPSAVVKGGNYE from the coding sequence ATGAGCCAACCACGGCGTACTATCGAGCATTTACTCAAGCAAGGCATACTGCCATTGACGCATGCCAACGATGCAGCGATTCATTTGCAAGTCTATCCTAGCAAACGCTCATGGCTGGTCTTTTTTGATAAAGCCATGCTGATTATCGGGGCGATCGCGCTGGTATTATCGCTGGTATTTTTTATTGCCTATAACTGGATAAATATGGGCAAAATGGGCAAGTTCGCTTTGGTCGAAGGGGCCTTGGTTATCACTATTGCTTTGTACGTTGCACTATCTTTTAGGCAACGGTTTCAGCTTATTCGCCAATTATTATTGCTCATTGCCAGCGTGATTACGGGCAGCTTATTGGCGCTATTTGGGCAGGTCTATCAAACGGGTGCTGATACGTGGCAGCTGTTTTTTGGCTGGGCCGTATTGATTATTCCTTGGGTAATCATCGCCCGCTTCCCTGCGCTTTGGTTGTTATGGTTGGGGCTCGTCAATACTGGTCTCATCCTATATTTCGGCGTTACGGACTTTGCCTTTGTCAGTTATTTTTATGAAGGTGTCTTACAAATAGGCGTGCTTGCCGCTGTTAATTTTGTGGCGCTAAACTTGTGGCTCGCGTTTATCGACCGTCAACCACCATCAGTCACACGCAGCCGATTTAAGCCCGAGATGGATTGGAGCGCTTATGTCGTCGGTTTACTCAGCAGCTATTTTATTACCTACCTTGCCATTCTTTATGTCTTTGATGACGCCAATATTTTAATGACGCTGATCGCTTTGCTGCTATGGATGAGCTGGTGCGGATTTATGGTTTGGCGATTTTATTGGTATCGCATCAATCTATTAATGCTGACCTATTTATGTGGCTCTGTCATTGTCGTGGTGATGTTTTGGGCGGGTAAGTTGTTTTTAGACAATTTTGATATGGGTGGTTTTCTCATCTTAGCCCTATTGTTGATTGGCATGAGTTCAGCGGCGGTTGTTTGGCTGCGTCATGCGGCACGTTTAAACAGCGAAAACAATATACCCAGTGCTGTCGTCAAAGGAGGTAATTATGAGTAA
- a CDS encoding DUF4401 domain-containing protein, with protein MSNDMNNQHSDNVLLQLQQLGLIDGNVIDARTGETSPKATIANHHSQNDTPWFIQILFGLSGIVASLFLIAFLSLLLFGIDGFDSVIALLITGLVLSAAGFVLFRNKQSRDNTFISSLALAISSAGQAYIAFALFDNNLSHPIDVWLFLIVQAVMTVIMPNRIYRLLGSIMTLGLTVYLLNYYHLPEVSLGLLTLITTGSNLSRYSLLQRIPSKWRADAFDIIKALGYASALMLLCVSVYFIAAEHSHSLATYYGDTFRYNYYLAQVLLTLASLYAAYLILKRYDVKLLSAAGFFIGGGIVLLGIISIYVSGLLATSLIIVIAIANSQRVLLGLGVTALVSYVFWYYYQLDTSLLIKSLSMLIVGLTMLMGRWLLIKRYFANSLINDTDLTMSANDHQERHS; from the coding sequence ATGAGTAATGATATGAATAATCAACACTCGGACAATGTCCTTTTACAGCTGCAACAGCTTGGATTGATTGATGGAAATGTGATTGATGCCCGTACTGGTGAGACAAGTCCTAAGGCAACGATAGCGAATCATCACTCTCAAAACGATACTCCTTGGTTTATACAGATACTTTTTGGTCTCAGCGGTATTGTAGCAAGTCTGTTTCTAATCGCCTTTTTGTCTCTATTATTGTTCGGCATCGATGGCTTTGACAGCGTGATTGCCTTGTTAATTACAGGTCTAGTACTCAGCGCGGCGGGTTTTGTGCTATTTAGAAACAAGCAAAGCCGTGATAATACCTTTATCAGTAGCCTAGCATTGGCTATTAGCTCGGCTGGGCAAGCCTACATTGCCTTTGCTTTATTTGATAATAATTTGTCGCATCCTATAGATGTTTGGCTTTTTTTAATCGTGCAAGCCGTTATGACGGTCATTATGCCCAACCGTATCTATCGCCTATTGGGTAGCATAATGACACTAGGTTTGACGGTTTATCTGCTTAACTATTATCATCTACCTGAGGTTAGCTTGGGGCTATTAACACTGATTACGACTGGCAGCAACTTATCACGCTATTCTCTATTGCAGCGTATACCTAGTAAATGGCGCGCGGATGCTTTTGATATTATTAAAGCCCTTGGTTACGCCAGCGCGCTGATGCTGTTGTGCGTTTCTGTGTACTTTATTGCCGCTGAACATAGTCATAGCCTTGCTACTTATTATGGCGACACTTTTCGCTACAATTACTATTTGGCGCAAGTACTGCTTACACTTGCCAGCCTTTATGCCGCTTATCTGATTCTAAAACGTTACGACGTTAAATTACTATCGGCAGCGGGATTCTTCATTGGTGGTGGGATTGTATTGCTTGGGATAATATCGATTTACGTCTCAGGACTGCTCGCGACCAGCCTTATTATCGTCATTGCGATCGCCAATAGCCAACGAGTGCTATTAGGTTTGGGCGTCACCGCCTTGGTCAGCTATGTATTTTGGTATTACTATCAGCTCGATACTTCGTTGCTAATCAAATCTCTCTCGATGCTAATCGTCGGACTGACCATGCTGATGGGGCGTTGGCTATTGATTAAACGCTATTTCGCTAACTCCCTTATCAACGATACTGACTTGACAATGAGCGCCAACGATCATCAGGAGCGCCACTCATGA
- a CDS encoding zinc ribbon domain-containing protein yields the protein MFCNNCNQENSSEAGFCSKCGHQLSDVQAQTPPPLTAVNISKDAQIPQNQLASSSESADALLATFVGEKYDSFYRDKWFKDSEPRLEVNNDGSSIHSFNLAGLLLGTSWLCYRKMYLVAFFIVLGINAVDLVLMHLLGMEAYSSIGQTSFFVAWAVLTGLLGNYFYFSHSVKNIKKVMSNTADPATVEQELAAKGGTSWVGAIVGSILSVLLSMGMSYLFAPEWYWLV from the coding sequence ATGTTTTGTAATAACTGTAATCAAGAAAATTCAAGCGAGGCAGGATTTTGTTCAAAATGTGGGCATCAGCTCTCTGACGTTCAAGCACAAACACCGCCACCATTAACGGCGGTTAATATTTCTAAAGATGCGCAAATCCCGCAAAATCAGTTGGCTTCCAGCTCTGAAAGTGCTGATGCTTTATTAGCGACTTTCGTCGGTGAAAAGTATGACAGTTTTTATCGTGACAAATGGTTTAAGGACAGCGAGCCACGCTTAGAGGTTAATAATGATGGCTCTAGTATACACAGTTTTAATTTGGCTGGACTTCTCCTGGGAACGTCTTGGTTGTGCTATCGTAAAATGTATCTAGTCGCTTTTTTTATTGTACTTGGCATTAATGCAGTTGATTTAGTCTTAATGCATCTGCTCGGTATGGAGGCGTATAGCTCTATAGGTCAAACCAGCTTTTTTGTCGCATGGGCAGTACTGACAGGACTTTTAGGTAATTATTTTTACTTTAGTCACAGCGTCAAAAATATAAAAAAAGTCATGAGTAATACAGCTGACCCAGCGACGGTCGAACAGGAGTTAGCGGCAAAGGGTGGTACGTCATGGGTTGGCGCCATTGTGGGTAGCATATTATCAGTATTGCTATCTATGGGTATGTCCTATTTGTTTGCGCCTGAGTGGTATTGGTTGGTGTAG
- the oppB gene encoding oligopeptide ABC transporter permease OppB, which translates to MLKLIFRRILEAIPTLFVLITVSFFMMRLAPGSPFTGERSLPPAVLANIEAKYNLNDPMWLQYVNYLKQLAVGDFGPSFKYKDYTVNELLSQSFPVSMELGLYAFILALVLGLIFGVIAALKQNSWIDYVLMAFAMTGVVIPSFVKAPLLVLIFAIILQWLPAGGWNDGALKNLVLPVAALALAYVASIARIMRGSMIEVMNSQYIRTAKAKGLPMRQIVMRHALRPALLPVISYLGPAFVGIITGSIVIETIFGLPGIGQLFINGALNRDYGVVLSLTILVGVLTIAFNAIVDILYAVIDPKIQY; encoded by the coding sequence ATGCTAAAACTGATTTTTCGGCGTATCTTAGAGGCCATTCCGACCTTATTCGTATTGATCACGGTCTCCTTTTTTATGATGCGTTTGGCGCCAGGCAGTCCGTTTACGGGTGAGCGTAGCTTGCCACCTGCGGTACTGGCCAATATCGAGGCCAAATACAATCTCAACGATCCTATGTGGCTACAGTATGTTAATTATCTAAAGCAGCTAGCGGTAGGCGACTTTGGACCGTCTTTTAAGTATAAAGATTATACGGTTAACGAGCTGTTGTCGCAGTCGTTTCCCGTCTCTATGGAGTTGGGTCTATACGCTTTTATATTGGCATTGGTCTTAGGACTTATCTTCGGTGTTATCGCAGCCCTTAAGCAAAACTCATGGATAGACTACGTACTGATGGCCTTTGCTATGACAGGCGTTGTGATTCCAAGCTTCGTTAAAGCGCCATTATTAGTGCTGATTTTTGCCATTATTTTGCAATGGCTACCGGCTGGTGGCTGGAATGACGGGGCACTCAAAAACCTTGTATTACCAGTCGCCGCTTTAGCGCTCGCTTATGTTGCGAGTATTGCTCGTATCATGCGCGGCTCGATGATTGAGGTGATGAATAGCCAGTATATCCGAACGGCCAAGGCGAAAGGTTTGCCGATGCGCCAAATAGTGATGAGGCATGCGCTGAGACCCGCACTACTACCCGTTATCTCTTATTTAGGTCCAGCCTTTGTCGGTATTATCACAGGCTCTATTGTGATTGAGACTATCTTTGGTTTACCTGGTATCGGACAGTTATTCATTAACGGCGCACTTAATCGTGATTATGGGGTAGTGCTTAGTTTGACTATTTTAGTCGGGGTATTGACCATTGCCTTTAATGCTATCGTCGATATTTTATACGCGGTAATTGATCCAAAAATTCAGTATTAA
- a CDS encoding ABC transporter substrate-binding protein — protein sequence MMRTPNHFLSSIFLPTSLALAMSMTGCSSDKSGTDSQAAAVDPNVLADTQALVVNNGTEPESLDPHKVSGVPESTLGRQMLEGLTNTDAEGKTIPAMATSWESEDNKVWTFKLRDAKWSNDDPVTAEDFVYSMRRLVDPNTASPYSSYLVDAKVVGADQIVDGKASIETLGVKAIDDKTLQITLSEPVPYFPDMLIHNSVKPVHKKTVEAFGDKWTAPENIVVNGPYKPTQWQINDKIVLTRNASYYDDANTTIDTVTFLPIPSSTTDVARYQAGEIDVTYNEIPTEQFASLKEQVGDQLTVSPYLCTYYYEFNTVKPPFNDPNVRRALALALDRDTIADKVIGQGQTAAYQLTPPATNGDIANNPEWSTWDQEKRVTEAKKLLTEAGYSDSNPLTFELLYNTNDNHKKTAVAATSLWKQALGFVDVTLTNKEWKTYLDTRRNGNYQIARAGWCGDYNEASAFLNIAKSDNSGNYGKYNNANFDSLMAQTLKAGVSPEQRANLYKQAEAQLDQDMGLLNIYHYVSPRLVKPYVIGFPTKDILDNWQVKNLSIAKH from the coding sequence ATGATGCGCACTCCTAATCACTTTTTGTCCTCTATATTTTTGCCTACCTCTCTTGCGCTCGCCATGTCTATGACTGGCTGTAGTAGCGATAAGTCTGGCACTGACAGCCAAGCAGCTGCCGTTGATCCTAATGTACTGGCTGATACTCAAGCGCTCGTCGTCAATAACGGTACCGAACCTGAATCACTTGATCCACACAAAGTATCGGGGGTACCAGAATCTACCCTTGGCCGCCAGATGTTAGAAGGTTTAACCAATACGGATGCCGAAGGTAAGACCATTCCAGCAATGGCAACCAGTTGGGAAAGCGAAGACAATAAAGTATGGACCTTTAAGCTGCGCGATGCTAAATGGTCAAATGATGATCCAGTAACGGCAGAGGATTTTGTCTACAGTATGCGCCGCTTGGTCGATCCAAATACTGCGTCGCCGTATTCAAGCTATTTGGTCGATGCCAAAGTAGTAGGCGCTGATCAAATCGTTGATGGTAAGGCAAGCATTGAAACCCTTGGCGTAAAGGCTATCGATGATAAAACTTTGCAAATTACGTTATCAGAGCCAGTCCCTTATTTTCCAGATATGTTGATTCATAATTCAGTCAAGCCCGTTCATAAAAAGACCGTTGAAGCCTTTGGTGATAAGTGGACAGCTCCTGAGAATATCGTGGTTAACGGTCCTTACAAGCCTACCCAGTGGCAAATTAACGACAAAATCGTTTTAACGCGCAACGCTTCTTATTACGACGATGCTAATACGACTATCGATACCGTCACTTTCCTGCCGATTCCTTCTAGTACGACTGACGTCGCACGCTATCAGGCGGGTGAAATCGATGTGACCTACAATGAGATTCCAACCGAGCAGTTCGCTTCGCTTAAAGAGCAAGTGGGCGATCAGCTAACCGTATCTCCTTATCTTTGTACTTATTATTACGAGTTTAATACGGTCAAGCCACCGTTCAACGATCCCAACGTACGCCGCGCTTTAGCCTTAGCTTTGGATCGCGATACCATTGCGGATAAAGTTATCGGTCAAGGACAGACGGCCGCTTATCAGTTGACACCCCCTGCCACCAATGGCGATATTGCAAATAATCCAGAATGGTCGACTTGGGATCAAGAAAAGCGGGTTACTGAGGCCAAAAAACTGCTCACTGAAGCAGGCTATAGCGATAGCAATCCACTGACTTTTGAGCTGCTATACAACACCAATGACAATCATAAAAAGACTGCGGTCGCGGCTACTTCACTATGGAAGCAAGCGCTCGGCTTCGTCGATGTGACTTTGACCAATAAAGAATGGAAAACCTATTTGGATACCCGCCGTAATGGTAACTATCAAATTGCGCGTGCTGGCTGGTGTGGTGATTATAACGAAGCGTCAGCTTTCTTAAATATTGCCAAATCTGACAATAGTGGCAACTACGGTAAATACAATAACGCTAACTTTGACAGTTTAATGGCGCAAACGCTGAAAGCTGGCGTTAGCCCTGAGCAGCGTGCCAATCTATACAAGCAAGCTGAAGCTCAGCTCGATCAAGATATGGGTTTACTTAACATTTATCATTACGTCAGCCCGCGTCTAGTAAAACCTTATGTCATTGGGTTTCCAACTAAGGATATATTAGACAATTGGCAGGTAAAAAATCTCTCAATTGCTAAGCACTAA
- a CDS encoding GDYXXLXY domain-containing protein, whose amino-acid sequence MKNKILTKRLIDDTSPSTHWLKKRAVTITIALLGLALILVVMTLNIIKYENHLSNGKTVLLALAPVDPRGFMQGDYMALSYALEGDFLAALRAKKLQEYLGSFKNSENLQPAFHPYQPSQGYVIVKIDGNNVGHFVRLADSNSREELTKSELPIYYRIRNGSVQLATNAFFFQEGHAEAFEAAEYGLFRVNDKGEPLLTEMVDGDFTVIVGDISEKDKASQ is encoded by the coding sequence ATGAAAAATAAAATTTTGACTAAGCGCTTGATTGATGACACGTCACCATCCACGCATTGGCTAAAAAAACGAGCCGTTACGATTACGATTGCCCTACTGGGGTTAGCCTTGATATTGGTCGTAATGACACTGAATATCATCAAATACGAAAACCATCTTAGTAATGGCAAAACGGTATTATTAGCGCTCGCACCCGTTGATCCACGTGGTTTTATGCAAGGCGATTATATGGCGTTAAGCTATGCGCTAGAGGGTGATTTTCTTGCAGCGTTGCGAGCGAAAAAGCTGCAAGAATACTTAGGTAGTTTTAAAAATTCAGAGAATCTACAACCAGCTTTCCACCCTTATCAACCCAGCCAAGGCTATGTGATTGTGAAAATCGATGGTAATAATGTAGGACATTTTGTCCGCTTAGCTGATAGTAATAGTCGTGAAGAGTTAACTAAAAGTGAGCTGCCCATTTATTACCGCATCCGTAACGGCAGTGTGCAATTGGCGACCAATGCGTTTTTCTTTCAAGAAGGTCATGCTGAGGCGTTTGAAGCGGCTGAATATGGTCTGTTTCGCGTCAATGACAAAGGCGAACCATTACTCACAGAGATGGTAGACGGTGATTTTACAGTCATCGTCGGCGACATAAGTGAAAAGGATAAAGCCTCTCAGTAG
- a CDS encoding zinc-binding dehydrogenase, with amino-acid sequence MRSATYSTFGKPSDVLSLGDTPIPEPKANEVRVKMVLASIHNHDLLTIRGQYGFKPELPAVGGSEAVGIIDAVGQDVKDLKVGQRVAAASVQATWAEYFVASKDMVFVMPNSLEDEMAAQLIAMPLSALMLIEFLALKSGQWVIHNAANGAVGKSLAMLAAARGINTLNVVRSGDAIKELEALGIKHNINTSDDDWKDQVKDILGDEKISAAVDSIGGDSSNDLLALLGHGGTLASFGIMSGKPMVLDPTHIIFKQATIKGFWGSKISQEMSVENKQRLIDELIERANDGNLKLPVEATFDLADIVKAVDGKLQASKNGKVLLKA; translated from the coding sequence ATGCGTAGCGCAACTTATAGTACCTTCGGTAAACCATCTGACGTTCTCAGTTTAGGTGACACGCCTATTCCTGAACCAAAAGCCAATGAAGTCCGAGTCAAAATGGTACTCGCCTCTATCCACAACCATGATTTATTAACCATTCGCGGTCAATATGGCTTTAAACCTGAGCTGCCAGCGGTTGGTGGTAGCGAAGCGGTTGGCATTATCGATGCCGTCGGTCAGGATGTCAAAGACTTAAAAGTGGGTCAGCGCGTGGCAGCGGCGAGCGTACAAGCGACATGGGCAGAGTATTTTGTCGCCTCAAAAGACATGGTATTCGTCATGCCTAATAGCTTAGAGGACGAAATGGCGGCGCAGCTCATTGCGATGCCACTCAGCGCGCTGATGCTGATTGAGTTTTTAGCACTAAAAAGCGGTCAGTGGGTGATTCATAATGCTGCCAATGGCGCGGTAGGGAAATCGCTCGCCATGCTAGCCGCCGCGCGTGGTATTAACACCCTTAATGTCGTGAGAAGTGGCGATGCTATCAAGGAATTAGAAGCACTGGGTATCAAGCATAATATCAACACCTCAGATGACGACTGGAAAGACCAAGTAAAAGACATCCTTGGTGATGAGAAAATCAGTGCCGCGGTTGATTCTATCGGTGGTGACTCAAGTAATGATCTGCTGGCGTTACTGGGTCATGGGGGCACATTGGCATCGTTTGGCATCATGTCAGGCAAACCAATGGTACTAGATCCAACCCATATTATTTTTAAACAAGCGACGATCAAAGGCTTTTGGGGTAGCAAAATCAGTCAAGAAATGAGCGTTGAAAACAAACAGCGCTTGATTGATGAGCTAATCGAACGTGCTAACGATGGCAATTTAAAACTGCCCGTTGAAGCGACGTTTGATTTAGCAGATATCGTCAAGGCCGTCGATGGTAAATTGCAGGCAAGTAAAAATGGTAAGGTGTTGTTAAAAGCATAA
- the guaA gene encoding glutamine-hydrolyzing GMP synthase: MTTAANVPTIKEDRILILDFGSQYSQLIARRVRDSGVFCEMFPYDIDTQRIIDFGAKGVILSGGPESVHADDSPRINDAVFDLGVPVLGICYGMQAMAERFGGKVHASDIHEFGAATINIDGKSTLTDGIEDAAAKLNVWMSHGDKVVDAPQGFDIVASTPSCPIAIMADDSRHYYGLQFHPEVTHTAQGSALLGRFVHEICGCAGSWTPDNIIDMRIEQLKKQIGDKQVLLGLSGGVDSSVVAALLHKAIGDQLTCVFVDTGLLRLHEGDQVMQIFAENMGVKVIRVDAEELFLTALAGESDPEAKRKIIGKTFIDVFANSAREVSEQSDGKVIEFLAQGTIYPDVIESAKSHQGKAHVIKSHHNVGGLPDDLAFELVEPLRDLFKDEVRKLGITLGLPAKMINRHPFPGPGLGVRILGEVTKEFADILRAADAIFMEELERSGWYEKTAQAFAVFQPIKSVGVVGDGRRYAWVIALRAVETVDFMTARFAHLPYDLIETVSNRIMNEIAEVSRVTYDVSSKPPATIEWE, translated from the coding sequence ATGACAACTGCTGCCAACGTTCCTACTATTAAAGAAGATCGCATCTTAATTCTCGATTTTGGCTCACAGTACAGCCAGCTTATCGCCCGCCGTGTCCGTGATTCTGGGGTATTTTGTGAGATGTTCCCTTATGATATCGACACTCAGCGCATTATCGATTTTGGCGCAAAAGGCGTTATCTTATCTGGCGGTCCTGAGAGCGTCCACGCAGATGACAGCCCACGCATCAATGATGCCGTATTTGATCTAGGCGTACCAGTATTGGGTATCTGCTATGGTATGCAAGCGATGGCAGAGCGCTTCGGTGGTAAAGTTCACGCCAGTGACATCCATGAATTTGGCGCAGCAACCATCAATATCGATGGCAAATCAACGCTGACTGATGGTATCGAAGACGCAGCAGCGAAGCTAAATGTGTGGATGAGTCATGGCGATAAAGTGGTCGATGCCCCACAAGGCTTCGATATCGTCGCTAGTACGCCAAGCTGCCCGATTGCGATTATGGCAGATGATTCGCGTCACTATTACGGTCTTCAGTTCCACCCTGAAGTCACACATACCGCGCAAGGTTCTGCACTGCTAGGACGTTTCGTCCATGAAATCTGTGGCTGCGCGGGTAGCTGGACGCCTGATAACATCATCGATATGCGTATTGAGCAACTGAAAAAGCAAATCGGTGATAAGCAAGTATTACTTGGTCTTTCAGGTGGTGTGGACAGTTCAGTCGTCGCAGCATTATTGCATAAAGCCATTGGCGATCAATTAACCTGTGTGTTTGTTGATACTGGTCTTTTGCGTCTGCACGAAGGCGACCAAGTGATGCAAATCTTCGCTGAAAACATGGGCGTAAAAGTGATTCGTGTTGATGCTGAAGAGTTATTCTTGACGGCATTGGCTGGCGAGTCTGATCCGGAAGCCAAACGTAAAATCATCGGTAAAACCTTTATCGATGTATTCGCTAATAGTGCTCGTGAAGTCAGTGAGCAAAGCGATGGTAAAGTCATCGAATTCTTGGCGCAAGGTACGATTTATCCAGACGTGATTGAATCAGCGAAGTCGCATCAAGGTAAAGCCCACGTGATTAAGAGTCACCATAATGTAGGCGGTTTGCCAGATGATTTGGCATTTGAGTTGGTTGAGCCATTACGCGATTTGTTTAAAGATGAAGTGCGTAAATTGGGTATTACCCTTGGTCTACCAGCGAAGATGATTAACCGTCATCCGTTCCCAGGACCGGGTTTGGGCGTGCGTATCTTGGGCGAAGTGACCAAAGAATTCGCTGATATCTTGCGTGCTGCTGATGCTATCTTTATGGAAGAGCTTGAGCGTTCAGGCTGGTATGAGAAGACCGCGCAAGCATTTGCGGTATTCCAACCGATCAAATCAGTTGGCGTGGTCGGTGATGGTCGCCGCTATGCGTGGGTGATTGCGCTACGTGCGGTTGAGACCGTAGACTTTATGACCGCGCGCTTTGCGCATCTGCCGTATGATTTGATTGAGACGGTATCGAATCGCATTATGAATGAAATCGCTGAAGTTTCACGCGTGACTTATGATGTATCTAGCAAGCCACCAGCGACGATTGAGTGGGAATAA